A single region of the Serinus canaria isolate serCan28SL12 chromosome 11, serCan2020, whole genome shotgun sequence genome encodes:
- the HEATR3 gene encoding HEAT repeat-containing protein 3, whose translation MGKSRARRFRRAPRAPAGPAQQHDGERGPEEEAAAELLEKLQHPSAEVREYACASISQLLQQKQVIPAFVQRDVVRCLGPLLMDHSLAVRETAAGALRNLSACGGFDVCDDMVTNDIMTPLVALLKECSIGLDANQLSPKKCRGMNKNYIEDIANEAINLLWNICECNNTALYIFNKEGCLEAVLHYIKKFATNVDLAISVANCLQAVTEDNPDLLSSFNASAQQILETVMLSPESTMKHILLRTLIAGTIWNIKDTIPPGSLGSTVNAILKIFSESLAIDAGETIIRMNEAEKNRLKLTVEPETEENMSDPTENCVLSEDDNMEEIPKGKLRRENDVSDLLPSDKWELKEVTALLTAQQTALEIIVNMCCSEDPSDDEWEELSSSDESDLFMENSYNEGGGLLLSPLCLSDEVNSAFLNNLIPKKILEKTAFPNSVAVDICTHNPSWKPLIKKLNAVQCRALTCLQSILLVSDVDCLGGASALQSLAQHLSQLIFSKTELPKDTEFLEAVTSALRALLQTMASKNISQCMTPEQLLALCEAGIQSSNASVRVNMVSILGISGSVLAKGQDTAETLKMIGKFLLEVAMKESSLVVAGEALDALFDVFADGEEAERAALQIKLLSTLKEFQPVFRMRMRKEGKGQYSTDQLCVLDNVKMNLRRFIAYQETLGKTPT comes from the exons ctgcagcatcccagtgcTGAAGTGAGGGAGTATGCCTGTGCCAgtatttcccagctgctgcagcagaagcaggtcATCCCAGCCTTTGTGCAGCGGGACGTGGTGCGCTGCCTGGGGCCGCTGCTGATGGatcacagcctggctgtccgGGAGACAGCTGCAGGTGCTCTCCG aAATCTGAGTGCTTGTGGAGGATTTGATGTCTGTGATGACATGGTGACAAATGACATCATGACACCCCTGGTTGCACTTCTGAAAGAG TGCAGCATTGGACTGGATGCTAACCAGCTCTCTCCAAAGAAATGCAGAGGAATGAACAAAAATTATATTGAAGACATAGCCAATGAGGCTATTAATTTGCTGTGGAATATATG TGAATGCAACAATACTGCCCTATACATATTCAATAAAGAAGGATGTCTGGAGGCTGTGTTACATTACATAAAGAAATTTGCCACAAACGTGGATCTGGCTATTTCAGTAG CAAACTGCTTGCAGGCAGTGACAGAGGATAATCCAGatcttctttcttcatttaatgCTTCTGCACAGCAAATACTGGAAACAGTGATGTTGAGTCCAGAGAGCACCATGAAGCACATCCTTCTGAGAACACTGATAGCAG GCACTATCTGGAATATAAAGGATACCATTCCACCAGGCAGCCTGGGAAGCACAGTTAATGCAATCCTGAAGATATTTTCAGAATCATTGGCAATAGACGCTGGTGAAACAATTATCCGTATGAATGAAGCTGAGAAAAACAGGTTAAAACTTACTGTGGAAccagaaactgaagaaaacatgaGTGATCCTACAGAAAACTGTGTTTTGAGTGAAGATGATAACATGGAAGAAATACCTAAAGGAAAactcagaagagaaaatgacGTTTCAGATTTACTTCCA tcTGATAAGTGGGAACTGAAAGAAGTGACAGCTTTACTGACGGCTCAGCAGACTGCTCTGGAGATCATTGTTAATATGTGCTGCAGTGAAG ATCCCTCTGATGATGAGTGGGAGGAACTGTCCAGCAGTGATGAGAGTGACTTGTTCATGGAAAACTCATACAACGAGGGGggtgggctgctgctgtcacccctGTGCCTCTCTGATGAAGTTAACTCAGCATTTCTGAACAACCTCATTCCAAAGAAG aTTCTtgaaaaaactgcttttccaaACAGCGTTGCTGTAGACATCTGTACGCACAATCCGTCTTGGAAACCATTAATTAAAAA acTGAATGCAGTGCAGTGTAGAGCTTTAACGTGTCTTCAGAGCATTTTGTTGGTGTCAGATGTGGATTGTCTTGGGGGAGCCTCAGCACTTCAGTCCCTTGCACAGCATCTCTCACAGTTGATCTTTTCTAAAACAG AACTCCCTAAAGACACAGAATTCCTGGAAGCTGTAACCAGTGCTTTGAGGGCTCTCCTACAAACAATGGCATCAAAGAACATCTCCCAG TGTATGACTCCTGAGCAGCTCTTGGCTTTGTGTGAGGCTGGTATTCAAAGCAGCAATGCCAGTGTTAGAGTGAACATGGTGAGCATCCTTGGAATTTCTGGCAGTGTCCTGGCAAAAGGACAAGATACAGCTGAAACACTGAAG ATGATTGGAAAATTTCTTCTTGAGGTTGCTATGAAGGAATCTTCTCTTGTGGTAGCAGGGGAAGCCTTGGATGCACTTTTTGATGTATTTGCAGATGgtgaagaagcagaaagggCAGCGTTACAGATCAAGTTGCTTTCAACACTGAAGGAATTTCAGCCAGTGTTCAGAATGAGG ATGCGAAAAGAAGGCAAAGGACAATATAGTACAGATCAACTGTGTGTTCTTGACAATGTGAAGATGAATTTGAGAAGATTCATTGCATATCAGGAGACACTAGGGAAAACCCCAACTTGA